A DNA window from Paraflavitalea devenefica contains the following coding sequences:
- a CDS encoding T9SS type A sorting domain-containing protein produces the protein MTFKNPTLISGTGGSVGAVYRFTDVIPGVDATIQVMALVGGAGLNQMDNTSQGYYDAWQPYVTAGGNATSYLDWKITFKRGGTMIDSLLPCLAITAVDIDGDNSRLREFIVASTPGAYAVDPFTYLTVGFDGVNSTATGQVYTVPSIDTAETQYMFQMNFNNVSTIYYRNGSISTKPTIDVRHTCIYFKSFFDTEVLLPLRIVSFTAKNAHTGITLDWTVADEKDVLHYTVQKSKDGTSWGDIGKVNAQQGVLKYSFVDPTESTGKIYYRLKQTATYGDESLSRMIGINNAGGSLKVTIPTVVANNNMAIELEASQKEVYHFAVYNSQGSVVRQRSYSVQAGINNLQLDVPAQSPSGIYMVAVRNTQGVVVSRTRILVQ, from the coding sequence ATGACATTTAAGAACCCTACGCTGATCAGTGGCACTGGCGGTAGTGTTGGCGCTGTATACCGGTTTACTGATGTAATTCCCGGTGTCGACGCTACCATACAGGTAATGGCCCTGGTTGGAGGCGCCGGTCTTAACCAGATGGACAATACTTCACAAGGATATTATGATGCCTGGCAGCCTTATGTAACGGCAGGCGGCAATGCCACCTCCTACCTCGACTGGAAGATCACTTTCAAGAGAGGCGGCACCATGATAGACTCCCTATTACCTTGTCTGGCTATTACGGCCGTAGATATTGATGGTGATAACAGCCGTTTGCGGGAATTCATTGTAGCCTCCACACCGGGGGCTTATGCCGTAGATCCCTTTACCTATCTCACTGTTGGTTTTGATGGTGTGAATTCAACTGCTACCGGACAGGTATATACTGTTCCCAGCATTGATACTGCTGAAACACAGTATATGTTCCAGATGAACTTTAATAATGTAAGTACGATCTATTACCGGAATGGTTCTATTTCTACCAAACCTACTATTGACGTACGTCATACCTGTATTTACTTCAAGTCCTTTTTTGATACAGAGGTCCTCCTGCCGTTGCGGATTGTTTCATTCACGGCAAAGAATGCCCATACAGGCATCACCCTGGATTGGACAGTGGCCGATGAGAAGGATGTATTACATTATACTGTGCAAAAAAGCAAGGATGGAACCAGTTGGGGAGACATCGGAAAAGTGAATGCGCAACAGGGTGTACTTAAGTACAGTTTTGTTGATCCAACCGAAAGCACTGGTAAAATATACTACAGGTTGAAGCAAACCGCTACCTACGGAGATGAATCTTTATCGCGCATGATTGGCATTAACAATGCGGGCGGCTCACTGAAGGTGACGATCCCCACCGTGGTTGCCAACAATAATATGGCGATAGAGCTGGAAGCTTCTCAAAAAGAAGTATATCACTTTGCTGTGTATAATAGCCAGGGCAGTGTTGTAAGGCAGCGTTCTTATTCAGTGCAGGCGGGTATCAATAACCTGCAGTTGGACGTGCCGGCCCAAAGCCCTTCCGGTATTTACATGGTAGCTGTGCGTAATACACAGGGTGTGGTTGTTAGCCGTACACGTATATTGGTACAATAA
- a CDS encoding alpha/beta hydrolase yields MRKPLLLVTLTVVLFACQKEKDNTATYEKKVNVAYGTDAKQVMDLYLPSNANASTTKLMVLIHGGAWADGDKADFDIYINELQRRLPGYVFANINYRLFTFNGQNKFPAQEQDVKAAVSFLLNKSAAYKFSKTFVLLGASAGGHLALLQGYKYANEATPKAIVSFFGPTDLTYLYDHPGQQGVPALLATIVGATPAQNAALYESCSPIHFVTPQSAHTLLLQGGKDDLVPPAQATRLIDKLKEAGVYNEYIYYANEGHSWEGPNLDDSFNKIEKFIRQHVP; encoded by the coding sequence ATGCGAAAACCCCTATTACTGGTAACCCTTACCGTAGTCCTCTTTGCGTGCCAAAAGGAAAAGGACAATACTGCCACCTACGAGAAAAAAGTCAACGTAGCTTATGGTACCGACGCTAAACAAGTGATGGACCTTTACCTCCCTTCCAACGCCAATGCCAGTACTACCAAACTGATGGTGCTGATCCATGGAGGCGCCTGGGCCGATGGAGACAAAGCTGATTTTGACATTTACATCAATGAATTGCAACGCCGCCTGCCGGGGTATGTCTTTGCCAATATCAATTACCGGCTTTTTACCTTCAACGGACAAAATAAATTTCCCGCACAGGAGCAGGATGTAAAGGCCGCAGTAAGCTTTCTCCTGAATAAATCTGCAGCATATAAATTCTCAAAAACATTTGTACTGCTGGGGGCCAGCGCCGGTGGGCACCTGGCCTTATTGCAAGGATATAAATATGCCAATGAAGCTACTCCCAAAGCCATTGTTTCCTTTTTTGGTCCTACAGACCTTACCTACCTGTATGATCATCCCGGTCAACAGGGCGTGCCGGCTTTACTGGCTACTATTGTAGGCGCCACGCCTGCCCAAAATGCCGCCTTATACGAGTCATGCAGTCCTATTCATTTTGTAACACCCCAATCGGCCCACACCCTCTTACTGCAGGGCGGTAAAGATGACCTGGTGCCACCTGCCCAGGCTACCCGGCTCATCGACAAACTGAAGGAGGCAGGCGTGTATAACGAATACATTTATTACGCCAACGAAGGTCATAGCTGGGAAGGCCCCAATCTGGACGACTCTTTCAACAAAATAGAAAAATTCATCCGGCAGCACGTGCCGTAA
- a CDS encoding replication-associated recombination protein A, translating into MKNTLPPLAERMRPETLDDLVGQDHLAGKGSILRTAIEQGKVPSMILWGPPGTGKTTIANIIAHTLQAPFFTLSAISSGVKDVREAIDTARQIQKGILFIDEIHRFNKGQQDALLGAVEKGIVTLIGATTENPSFEVNSALLSRCQVYVLKSLEEKDLIRLLRLAMERDEVLSQKKIELQETEALINISGGDARKLLNLFELVVDSLPPALPTSRDKLSGGGGEAILITDEQVMSIAQQRIALYDKKGEQHYDIISAFIKSVRGSDPNAAVYWLARMIEGGEDVKFIARRLVILASEDIGNANPTALVMANATFDAVNKIGYPESRIILSQCAVYLAASAKSNASYMAIDAALAAVRQHGDLPVPLHIRNAPTKLMKNMGYGKDYQYAHSYEKNFSAQEYLPAELAGSKFYDPGRNAREEELRRFLKGLWGEKYGY; encoded by the coding sequence ATGAAAAACACATTGCCGCCATTGGCTGAGAGAATGCGTCCGGAAACATTGGACGACCTGGTGGGACAAGATCATCTTGCCGGCAAAGGAAGTATTTTACGCACCGCTATTGAGCAGGGAAAGGTTCCCTCCATGATCCTGTGGGGACCGCCCGGCACTGGTAAAACCACTATTGCCAATATTATAGCCCATACTTTACAGGCTCCTTTCTTCACCCTCAGCGCCATTAGTTCCGGCGTAAAGGATGTACGCGAGGCCATTGATACCGCCAGGCAGATACAAAAGGGGATTCTTTTTATTGACGAGATACATCGCTTCAACAAAGGGCAACAGGATGCCCTGCTGGGCGCTGTGGAAAAAGGCATTGTTACGCTGATAGGCGCTACTACAGAGAACCCTTCTTTTGAAGTGAACAGTGCCTTACTCAGCCGTTGCCAGGTATACGTACTAAAGTCGCTGGAAGAAAAAGATCTCATCAGGCTGCTGCGGCTGGCTATGGAAAGAGATGAAGTACTTTCCCAAAAGAAGATTGAGCTGCAGGAAACAGAAGCCCTGATCAATATTTCCGGCGGAGATGCGCGGAAGTTGCTGAATTTATTTGAGCTCGTGGTGGATAGCCTCCCCCCGGCCCTCCCGACGAGTCGGGACAAGCTCTCCGGTGGAGGGGGAGAAGCTATCCTTATTACTGACGAGCAGGTGATGAGCATCGCCCAACAACGTATAGCCCTGTACGATAAAAAAGGTGAACAGCATTATGATATTATTTCCGCTTTTATTAAATCGGTACGGGGCAGTGATCCCAATGCTGCAGTGTATTGGCTGGCGCGTATGATAGAAGGCGGGGAAGATGTAAAGTTTATTGCACGCCGACTGGTGATACTGGCCAGTGAAGACATCGGCAATGCCAATCCTACTGCCCTCGTTATGGCCAATGCCACTTTCGATGCCGTGAATAAAATCGGTTATCCGGAATCAAGGATTATTTTATCACAGTGTGCCGTATACCTCGCAGCTTCTGCCAAGAGCAATGCTTCTTATATGGCCATTGACGCAGCATTGGCGGCCGTGCGCCAGCATGGCGACCTGCCGGTGCCACTGCATATACGCAATGCGCCTACCAAACTCATGAAGAACATGGGTTACGGCAAGGATTATCAATATGCGCACAGCTACGAAAAGAACTTCTCCGCACAGGAATACCTTCCTGCTGAACTTGCCGGCAGCAAATTTTATGATCCGGGCAGGAATGCACGGGAAGAAGAACTACGCCGGTTTTTAAAAGGCTTGTGGGGAGAGAAATACGGGTATTAA
- a CDS encoding GNAT family N-acetyltransferase codes for MRTTTTTINWTCKSFDELTPRELYAILQLRSEVFVVEQNCVFQDIDNKDQASRHLMGWHDGLLAAYTRLVPAGISFEEVSIGRVVTSPKMRKSGAGRLLMKKSIETTYTIFGNTPIRIGAQLYLKKFYESFGFQQSSEIYLEDGIEHIEMLLTEFPR; via the coding sequence ATGAGAACTACTACTACCACTATCAACTGGACCTGCAAGTCCTTTGATGAGCTTACCCCCCGTGAACTCTATGCCATACTGCAATTGCGTAGTGAAGTATTTGTTGTAGAACAAAATTGTGTTTTCCAGGATATAGATAATAAAGACCAGGCTTCCCGGCACCTGATGGGCTGGCATGATGGCCTGCTCGCAGCTTATACCCGGCTGGTGCCCGCCGGCATTTCGTTTGAAGAAGTATCCATTGGGCGGGTAGTCACTTCTCCCAAAATGAGAAAATCAGGAGCAGGCCGGCTGTTGATGAAAAAATCTATTGAAACCACCTATACTATTTTTGGTAATACTCCTATTCGCATCGGCGCCCAGTTGTACCTCAAAAAATTCTATGAATCCTTTGGTTTTCAACAGTCCAGCGAAATATATTTAGAAGACGGTATTGAACATATCGAAATGTTACTAACAGAATTTCCCAGATAA
- a CDS encoding DUF6089 family protein, whose translation MKQHLHAAVQKCLALTLIILTAHLTSFSQYGDKSTYWEAGITLGPSNFLGDIGGNPGRGTTFLKDNTFNTTTLSFGLWGAYAVKPYLSFRLALNFGKLQADDADIKGKGGLEEARKIRNSNFRSKLTEFLVLAEVYPTVLLENDPEDTWLKLRPYGIVGVGVFKFKPQGTRPDNGQWVDLQPLHTEGQGFSQYPDRKPYKLTQLNIPMGVGVKYFLTETFHVALEVIHRKTFTDYIDDVSTTYIDENAFYNNNMPPAQAALASMMANKSGLNTSTRFGTGDKRGTATNNDAYYTVNLKLGWRITSNDRWGNSTRCPIRF comes from the coding sequence ATGAAACAGCATCTACACGCTGCCGTGCAGAAGTGTTTAGCCTTAACACTCATTATCCTGACTGCTCATTTAACCTCATTTAGCCAGTATGGCGACAAAAGCACTTATTGGGAAGCGGGCATCACATTAGGTCCCAGTAACTTCCTGGGTGACATTGGAGGTAATCCGGGCAGGGGTACTACCTTCCTCAAAGACAATACCTTCAATACAACGACGCTGTCGTTCGGCCTTTGGGGCGCATACGCTGTAAAACCCTATTTATCATTCCGCTTAGCGCTCAATTTTGGTAAACTGCAAGCCGATGATGCCGACATTAAAGGCAAGGGAGGCCTGGAAGAAGCGCGTAAGATCCGCAACTCCAACTTCCGTTCTAAATTAACTGAATTCCTGGTGCTGGCAGAAGTATATCCTACTGTACTCCTGGAAAATGATCCTGAAGATACCTGGTTAAAACTGCGCCCTTATGGCATAGTTGGTGTAGGTGTTTTCAAATTCAAACCTCAGGGTACCCGTCCTGATAATGGCCAATGGGTAGACCTCCAACCCCTGCATACAGAAGGTCAGGGTTTCTCCCAATATCCTGACAGGAAGCCTTATAAATTAACCCAACTGAATATTCCCATGGGTGTGGGTGTAAAATACTTCCTGACCGAGACCTTCCATGTAGCTCTTGAAGTAATCCACCGCAAAACCTTTACCGATTATATTGATGATGTAAGTACTACTTATATTGATGAGAATGCTTTTTATAACAACAATATGCCACCAGCACAGGCAGCGTTGGCTTCTATGATGGCTAATAAGAGCGGTCTCAATACATCTACCCGTTTCGGCACGGGCGATAAGCGCGGTACAGCAACGAATAATGACGCATATTATACTGTTAATCTCAAACTGGGTTGGCGTATAACCAGCAACGACCGTTGGGGTAACTCAACCCGTTGCCCGATCAGGTTCTAA
- a CDS encoding T9SS type A sorting domain-containing protein, which produces MQTTIPWRKLHGHAMPLLVIGMLTWSTSSFAMPGLPVSSSGQPADTILVQKQVNTKKHKIRLYPNANHQVLFFNASGEEGRVYQLFLFNLEGKLVKQANIRNKETTVLNNMGKGNYLYEVFSDDERLENGQVIVR; this is translated from the coding sequence ATGCAAACAACTATACCCTGGAGAAAACTACATGGACATGCCATGCCCCTGCTGGTCATTGGCATGCTTACATGGTCAACCTCTTCCTTTGCCATGCCGGGGCTTCCGGTTTCGTCTTCCGGGCAACCTGCCGACACCATCCTGGTGCAAAAGCAGGTGAACACCAAGAAACATAAGATCAGGTTATATCCCAATGCCAACCACCAGGTGCTATTCTTCAACGCCAGCGGAGAAGAAGGCAGGGTATATCAACTGTTCTTATTCAACCTGGAAGGCAAGCTGGTAAAACAGGCGAATATTCGCAATAAAGAAACAACTGTACTTAATAATATGGGAAAAGGCAATTACCTGTATGAAGTATTCAGTGATGATGAGCGGCTGGAAAACGGCCAGGTAATTGTGCGGTAA
- a CDS encoding 5' nucleotidase, NT5C type produces MEQTTKKRVIIDMDEVIADPMGDMITWYEQQYGRKVDYSKMIGSWVKGFPEEHHTLIRDRLRSPGFFRHLPVMKDSVEVLREMNERYEIFIVSAAMEFPNSLKDKYEWLQDHFPFFSWRQITLCGDKRLVYGDYMIDDHAFNLVHFPGKKYLYSTPHNLRETEYERLGSWEEAGKIFLG; encoded by the coding sequence ATGGAGCAGACTACCAAAAAGAGAGTAATTATTGACATGGATGAAGTGATTGCTGATCCGATGGGGGATATGATCACGTGGTATGAGCAGCAATACGGAAGAAAAGTGGATTATAGCAAGATGATAGGTTCATGGGTGAAAGGCTTCCCGGAGGAACACCATACCCTGATACGGGACCGTCTCAGATCGCCCGGCTTCTTCCGGCACCTGCCGGTGATGAAGGACAGTGTGGAAGTATTGCGTGAAATGAATGAGCGGTATGAGATCTTCATTGTGTCGGCTGCTATGGAATTCCCCAATTCCCTGAAAGATAAATACGAGTGGCTGCAGGACCATTTCCCTTTCTTTAGCTGGCGGCAGATCACCCTCTGCGGCGATAAGCGGCTTGTTTACGGCGATTATATGATAGATGACCATGCGTTCAACCTGGTGCATTTTCCAGGCAAAAAATACCTCTATTCCACGCCTCATAACCTCCGCGAAACGGAGTATGAAAGGTTAGGTAGTTGGGAAGAAGCAGGAAAGATTTTTCTTGGATAA
- the uvrA gene encoding excinuclease ABC subunit UvrA: MAKVKKAVPAENGQTGSNASHDAIEVFGARVHNLKNIDISIPKNKLVVITGISGSGKSSLAFDTIYAEGQRRYMESFGAYARQFIGDMERPEVDKITGLSPVISIEQKTTNKNPRSTVGTITEVYDFMRLLYARIGEAYSYNTGKKMVKFSEEEIVDNVYKKFKGKKITVLAPLIRGRKGHYRELFEDIRKKGYLKARIDGEIKDLAPKMQVDRYKIHDIEVVIDRLPVTDDMRVRLSQSVQKALQVGKDLMFLSVEGVSGKEAALVQYSKLLMCEDSGISYEEPSPNTFSFNSPYGACPVCKGLGNVYQISMEAIMPDKNLTINEGAIAPLGAERDAHVFKQVQQLAKKNKFSLDMPVKDLPKKALNLVLYGAETAPEEEEQFDFDETTTGGPLYQTEYEGVIPQLKRWFAGGNTDALRDWVEQFMELRVCNSCNGARLKKESLWFKVDEKNIAELSELNLDKLMAWFTGIENRLSNKQNAIAKDVLKEIRERLQFLLDVGLNYLTMNRTSRTLSGGESQRIRLATQIGSQLQGITYILDEPSIGLHQRDNMRLIEALKNLRNIGNSVLVVEHDKDIMLAADHLVDIGPKAGYHGGRIVAQGDPAALLKLDTLTSSYINGHRAIAVPKERRKGNGKFLEIKGAKGNNLKNVDTKFPLGKFIVVTGVSGSGKSTLINETLYPILSKHAYNSKMNPLEYKSIKGLEHVDKVIEIDQSPIGRTPRSNPATYCGFFTDIRTLFASVPEAKIRGYNAGRFSFNVKSGRCDVCEGGGMRVIEMNFLPDVYVHCEKCQGRRYNRETLEIRYKGKSISDVLDMTVEDAVEFFQNVPYIYRKIKVLEEVGLGYITLGQSAVTLSGGEAQRVKLATELGKKDTGKTFYILDEPTTGLHFEDIQHLLDVLYKLVDRGNTVLVIEHNMDVIKVADHVIDLGPEGGDGGGRILFEGTPEDLLKVKESHTAKFLKEELK, from the coding sequence AGTGGTAAATCATCACTGGCCTTTGATACCATCTATGCCGAAGGTCAGCGCAGGTATATGGAAAGCTTCGGCGCTTATGCCCGGCAGTTTATTGGCGATATGGAACGGCCTGAAGTGGATAAGATCACCGGCCTGTCGCCCGTTATCTCTATCGAGCAGAAGACCACCAATAAAAACCCCCGTTCCACGGTAGGCACCATTACAGAGGTGTACGACTTTATGCGGTTATTGTATGCCCGCATTGGCGAGGCATATAGTTATAATACCGGTAAAAAGATGGTGAAGTTCAGCGAAGAGGAGATCGTGGACAATGTATACAAGAAGTTTAAAGGTAAAAAGATCACCGTACTGGCGCCGTTGATACGCGGACGTAAAGGGCATTACCGGGAGCTGTTTGAAGACATACGCAAGAAAGGTTACCTCAAGGCACGTATCGACGGCGAGATTAAAGACCTGGCGCCCAAGATGCAGGTAGACAGGTATAAGATCCATGATATTGAAGTGGTGATTGACCGCCTGCCGGTTACCGATGATATGCGGGTACGTTTAAGTCAAAGCGTGCAAAAGGCATTGCAGGTAGGTAAGGACCTCATGTTTTTGTCGGTGGAAGGGGTAAGCGGAAAAGAGGCAGCTCTGGTACAGTATTCCAAACTGCTGATGTGCGAAGACAGCGGCATCAGCTACGAAGAGCCCTCACCCAATACTTTTTCTTTTAACAGTCCTTATGGCGCCTGCCCCGTGTGCAAAGGTTTGGGCAATGTGTACCAGATCAGCATGGAAGCTATTATGCCTGATAAGAACCTCACTATTAATGAAGGGGCTATTGCTCCCTTGGGTGCTGAACGGGATGCCCATGTGTTTAAACAGGTGCAGCAACTGGCTAAAAAGAATAAGTTCAGCCTGGATATGCCAGTGAAGGACCTGCCCAAAAAGGCGTTGAACCTGGTATTGTATGGCGCTGAAACTGCGCCGGAGGAAGAAGAGCAGTTTGATTTTGATGAAACTACTACAGGAGGTCCTTTATACCAGACGGAATATGAGGGCGTGATCCCACAATTGAAACGCTGGTTTGCCGGTGGTAATACAGATGCCCTGCGCGACTGGGTAGAACAGTTCATGGAACTGCGGGTATGTAATTCCTGTAATGGCGCCCGCTTAAAGAAGGAAAGCCTTTGGTTTAAGGTAGATGAAAAGAATATTGCAGAACTGAGTGAGCTGAACCTCGATAAGCTGATGGCCTGGTTTACTGGTATTGAGAACCGGCTGAGCAATAAACAAAATGCCATTGCCAAAGATGTGTTGAAAGAGATCAGGGAGCGTCTGCAGTTTTTACTGGATGTTGGGCTGAATTACCTCACTATGAACCGTACTTCCCGCACCCTGAGTGGGGGAGAGTCGCAGCGTATCAGGCTGGCTACACAGATCGGTTCGCAATTGCAGGGTATTACCTATATATTGGACGAACCGAGTATCGGATTGCACCAACGCGATAATATGCGGCTGATAGAAGCGCTGAAAAACCTGCGCAATATTGGCAATAGCGTACTCGTGGTAGAGCATGATAAAGACATTATGCTGGCAGCCGATCACCTCGTGGACATAGGCCCCAAAGCTGGCTATCATGGCGGCAGGATAGTAGCCCAGGGCGATCCGGCAGCATTGTTGAAACTGGATACTCTTACTTCCTCTTATATCAATGGTCACCGGGCTATTGCTGTTCCCAAAGAACGGCGTAAGGGCAATGGTAAATTCCTGGAGATAAAAGGCGCCAAAGGTAATAACCTGAAGAATGTAGATACTAAGTTCCCGCTGGGTAAGTTCATCGTGGTAACTGGTGTCAGTGGCAGTGGAAAGTCAACCCTTATCAATGAAACCCTTTATCCTATCCTGAGCAAGCATGCCTATAACTCCAAAATGAACCCGCTGGAGTATAAGAGCATCAAGGGATTGGAGCATGTAGATAAAGTGATAGAGATAGACCAGAGCCCTATTGGCCGTACGCCGCGCAGTAACCCCGCTACCTATTGCGGCTTCTTTACTGATATACGCACCCTGTTTGCTTCTGTACCCGAAGCAAAGATCAGGGGATACAATGCAGGCCGTTTTTCTTTCAATGTGAAAAGTGGCCGTTGTGATGTTTGTGAAGGCGGTGGTATGCGCGTGATAGAAATGAACTTCCTGCCCGATGTATATGTGCATTGTGAAAAATGCCAGGGCAGGCGGTACAACCGGGAAACTCTGGAGATACGTTATAAAGGAAAGTCTATCAGTGATGTACTGGATATGACGGTAGAGGATGCTGTGGAGTTTTTTCAGAATGTTCCTTACATCTACCGTAAGATTAAAGTGCTGGAAGAAGTAGGACTGGGATACATTACGCTGGGCCAGTCGGCTGTAACACTCAGTGGCGGTGAAGCGCAGCGTGTGAAACTGGCTACCGAGTTGGGTAAGAAGGATACCGGTAAAACCTTTTATATTCTTGATGAGCCTACTACCGGTTTACACTTTGAAGATATCCAGCACCTGCTGGATGTATTGTACAAGCTGGTAGACAGGGGTAATACGGTATTGGTGATTGAGCACAATATGGATGTTATCAAGGTGGCCGATCATGTGATAGACCTGGGGCCTGAAGGAGGCGATGGCGGCGGCAGGATACTGTTTGAAGGAACGCCGGAAGACCTGTTGAAGGTGAAAGAAAGTCACACCGCAAAATTTCTAAAAGAAGAACTTAAATAA